One Pseudomonas entomophila genomic window carries:
- the flgM gene encoding flagellar biosynthesis anti-sigma factor FlgM produces the protein MVIDFSRLNNSPSVTGGVRGNAAAGQADKAGAANVAPKQANASGEAVHLSQEAQQLQKISDKLRDQPAVNSARVAELKQAIADGSYKVDAGRVASKLLDFEAQR, from the coding sequence ATGGTCATCGACTTCAGTCGTTTGAATAATTCTCCGTCCGTCACGGGCGGCGTGCGTGGCAATGCCGCGGCCGGCCAGGCTGACAAGGCCGGCGCCGCAAACGTCGCGCCCAAACAGGCCAATGCCAGCGGAGAAGCGGTACACCTCAGCCAAGAGGCACAGCAGTTGCAGAAGATCAGCGACAAGCTGCGCGATCAGCCGGCAGTCAACAGCGCCCGCGTGGCCGAGTTGAAACAGGCGATCGCCGACGGCAGCTACAAGGTCGATGCCGGCCGGGTCGCCAGCAAACTGCTCGATTTCGAAGCCCAGCGCTGA
- a CDS encoding flagella synthesis protein FlgN has translation MHDITLLQLIEDDIAPTQELLDLLQKEAVALHGREMGMLEQILARKQSLIVLLEQQGLRRNQLLASLGLTADRAGVQAVAAQSPNGEIILQQLDVLTQLMDACQKVNETNGRIIQVQQYATANQIRILMGGDSPSLYDSRGTTSPMDRPQALGQV, from the coding sequence ATGCACGACATCACTCTGCTGCAATTGATCGAAGATGACATCGCACCCACGCAGGAACTGCTCGACCTTCTACAAAAGGAAGCGGTGGCCCTGCATGGCCGGGAAATGGGAATGCTGGAACAGATCCTGGCCCGCAAGCAGTCGTTGATCGTGTTGCTCGAGCAGCAGGGCCTGCGGCGCAACCAGCTGCTCGCCAGCCTCGGCCTCACCGCCGACCGCGCCGGTGTGCAGGCGGTGGCCGCACAGTCGCCCAACGGCGAGATCATCCTGCAACAACTCGATGTGCTCACCCAGTTGATGGATGCCTGCCAGAAGGTCAACGAGACCAATGGCCGGATCATCCAGGTACAGCAGTACGCCACGGCCAACCAGATCAGAATCCTCATGGGCGGCGATTCTCCGTCGCTCTACGACAGCCGTGGCACCACTTCGCCAATGGACAGGCCCCAGGCGCTTGGTCAGGTGTGA